The Bradysia coprophila strain Holo2 unplaced genomic scaffold, BU_Bcop_v1 contig_151, whole genome shotgun sequence genome contains a region encoding:
- the LOC119074535 gene encoding uncharacterized protein LOC119074535, with translation MMDIIEIMQSVAVFTCAIVGYILVFQKSGARKVGHYSLPGWTTFIKKFWAERQLRAKQNDYKFNELSDFNYFRSENIKIATDHRNSDSQLVYGSDQEGNSLFIKLTKRNEGDTEIWLILRLQNGSVYTLPDHPNTKSVSSSPLFEAEGLRIENLIPFKSLRITFNGLLRSSVRREWSTDYDDDELRFVKFNFIWSASNPPQHYPNDWSLNLRSTSLATEPWRSGDWLNYLSTPDFGGYDQFGSLLGQVFIDDRNLMFRTESYEMQSYELNLPGARQRRCLPFYSENQRRYAYIYGVCQDGTVFVVGASSYEESMTHLPFGYIRTANGKEHSISWTNFRLIHLAEDPNLIAPKAMTFQFKANRKMYSATVHFLKTQSVPIDGQKPVPWIANLIPVEIGLNGDQGKGTAVLWYANPSNNLPTVQDNSNKYFLTATETKPDTTLTHMFTDNEARSVLISGGKGASLALLSSIQPSEVSKEFVVPQGFIVSVSAFNLQVARNANLANLIKGIKDVAYGIVDGTLQDHCERAIAEFQSTSLENDIIDAVAKSFNQLTLSNQDIRFAVRSSAIGEDSDDASSAGQNETFLGLRNLDEVLLSIKKCWASLFTYQSVEYRRQHVQPVDSKMAVVVQVMVPSDCAGVLFTRHPASGDPSKIMITANYGLGETVVSGAVDPDTFIVYRKYKANSLEILEKNIGSKKHYLHMSTSSQGNTVEEQTKSPTEQSQSCLSDQQILKLSTIGVLLEKLYGNARDIEWAVHKDTIYLLQSRPITTLHAYSNWELLHELDTPIMSADDYTSFANVGEVFPEILTPLTLTTVATILNKSTSELIIKEKDFYGGLFSCGFVFSGFRVTIDIFKCFMPVVRESLSIQDKMQAVSVCGHEFVTPEIHRVAKHRNGIATATQKLDQMLDIVKGIWKNKKILKIVKNFGTSSKDRYSKQNLADFKEYTAEAFNGVIAFEIDDEDHLGLIFGTHGSLSMVSVFYQLISMLFLAEGTEELTNEHYADIGLLLGYIPVESAEVPRLLKEIANEIYLRGKSEEFETVAPIDGMQWLETHCVSAFQLTKDFLQKHGHRSLKEFDLASKTWEMQPEQIIEMLQATSRSSRAILLDKKQKADLTKDQIIRQLKVPKKNFTRKILSHLLPLCISSVQNRETSKSVLIAYIHEMRKAYHHLAGLMFAEGLLPNKELIFYMTRYELSDLLRPSCTHKYSIINKAMRRMKLFPVWNTSRYEEVNRGLIRPINDTDNTNYDGLTKVTGTPVCDGVITARACVLKDFSEVHKIRAGDILVTHSTDIGWSPYFPVLGGVVTELGGLISHGAVVAREYGLPCVVGAAGATTILKFGDIVTLNAGKGFIAKVENTEDAEGVKQ, from the exons ATGATGGACATAATTGAAATAATGCAAAGTGTCGCTGTGTTCACATGTGCTATTGTCGGATATATTTTGGTATTTCAAAAATCTGGAGCCAGGAAAGTGGGTCATTATTCACTTCCAG GTTGGACTACgttcatcaaaaaattctgGGCCGAACGTCAACTCCGAGCCAAACAAAATGATTACAAATTCAATGAGCTGTCGGACTTTAATTACTTTAGAagtgaaaacattaaaatagcAACGGATCACCGCAACAGTGACAGTCAATTG GTGTATGGAAGCGACCAGGAAGGAAACTCACTCTTTATAAAACTGACGAAACGCAATGAAGGAGACACTGAAATTTGGCTTATTTTACGTCTACAAAATGGATCAGTTTATACGTTACCGG ATCATCCGAACACGAAAAGCGTTTCCTCATCTCCACTGTTCGAGGCCGAAGGCCTACGAATCGAAAATCTTATTCCTTTCAAATCACTGCGAATCACGTTTAATGGCTTGCTACGGTCAAGTGTCCGACGCGAATGGTCTACTGACTACGACGACGATGAATTGCGAttcgttaaattcaattttat TTGGTCAGCCTCAAATCCCCCACAGCATTATCCAAACGATTGGAGCCTGAATTTGAGATCCACATCCTTGGCAACTGAACCGTGGAGAAGTGGCGATTGGTTAAACTATCT ATCTACTCCAGACTTCGGCGGCTACGATCAGTTCGGCTCGCTGCTCGGTCAAGTCTTTATCGATGACCGAAATCTAATGTTCAGAACTGAGTCCTACGAAATGCAATCCTATGAACTCAATCTTCCCGGTGCACGTCAACGAAGGTGCTTGCCATTCTACTCGGAAAATCAACGGCGCTACGCTTACATTTATGGTGTATGCCAGGATGGAACTGTGTTTGTTGTTGGGGCTAGCAGTTACGAAGAGTCAATGACACA TCTACCGTTCGGTTACATTCGGACGGCAAATGGTAAAGAGCATTCGATCAGCTGGACTAACTTTCGGTTGATTCATTTGGCCGAAGATCCCAACCTAATAGCACCAAAAGCAATGACCTTCCAATTCAAAGCCAACAGAAAGATGTACTCGGCAACTGTTCACTTTCTGAAAACGCAATCGGTGCCGATTGATGGTCAAAAACCGGTTCCTTGGATAGCCAATCTAATTCCGGTCGAAATTG GTCTGAACGGTGACCAAGGAAAGGGAACCGCTGTCCTATGGTATGCTAACCCATCCAACAATTTACCAACAGTACAGGacaattcaaacaaatattttctaacgGCAACGGAGACCAAACCTGACACTACACTTACACACATGTTTACCGATAATGAAGCCAGAAGCGTTCTGATTTCAGGTGGTAAAGGTGCCTCACTAGCACTTCTATCGTCGATCCAACCATCTGAAGTAAGTAAGGAGTTTGTGGTTCCGCAAGGTTTTATTGTTAGCGTCAGTGCATTCAATCTACAAGTGGCACGCAACGCCAATCTGGCCAACTTAATCAAAGGCATTAAAGATGTAGCTTATGGTATTGTGGACGGAACGTTGCAGGATCATTGTGAGAG GGCGATCGCAGAATTCCAATCAACTTCATTGGAGAACGACATAATCGATGCGGTCGCAAAGTCCTTTAACCAACTCACTCTTAGCAACCAAGATATACGATTCGCCGTTCGGTCATCTGCAATCGGAGAAGATTCCGATGATGCATCGTCGGCTGGTCAGAATGAAACTTTCTTGGGTCTTCGGAATTTAGACGAAGTTCTCTTAAGCATCAAAAAATGTTGGGCGTCACTGTTCACCTACCAGAGTGTTGAGTACCGTCGTCAACACGTTCAACCGGTTGACTCGAAAATGGCTGTTGTCGTTCAAGTCATGGTGCCATCAGATTGCGCAGGTGTTCTATTTACACGTCATCCAGCTAGTGGTGATCCCAGCAAGATTATGATAACTGCCAACTATGGATTAGGAGAAACCGTAGTAAGCGGAGCCGTAGATCCAGATACGTTTATAGTTTATAGGAAATACAAAGCGAATAGTCTTGAGATACTGGAGAAGAACATCGGCAGTAAGAAACACTACCTACACATGTCCACATCGTCACAGG GAAACACCGTCGAGGAGCAAACAAAATCTCCAACGGAGCAGAGTCAATCATGTCTGAGCGATCAACAGATTTTGAAGTTGTCTACGATTGGCGTGTTACTCGAGAAACTTTATGGAAATGCAAGAGATATTGAATGGGCAGTGCACAAG GATACGATCTATCTGCTTCAGTCCCGGCCAATCACAACTCTCCACGCGTACAGTAACTGGGAACTTTTGCACGAATTAGACACACCCATCATGAGTGCTGATGATTACACGTCGTTTGCAAATGTAGGTGAAGTCTTTCCGGAAATTTTGACGCCATTGACTCTGACAACAGTAGCTACTATCCTGAACAAATCCACCTCCGAATTGATAATCAAGGAAAAAGACTTCTATGGCGGACTGTTCAGTTGCGGATTTGTGTTTTCAGGCTTCCGGGTGACTATTGATATTTTCAAG TGCTTCATGCCAGTGGTCCGTGAAAGCCTTTCAATTCAAGATAAAATGCAAGCTGTTTCAGTGTGTGGTCATGAGTTCGTTACGCCAGAAATTCACCGGGTAGCAAAACATCGAAACGGAATTGCTACTGCCACTCAAAAATTAGATCAAATGCTTGATATTGTGAAG GGAATTTGGaagaataagaaaatattgaaaatcgtCAAGAATTTCGGCACTTCATCCAAAGACCGGTACTCGAAGCAAAATCTGGCCGACTTCAAAGAGTACACAGCGGAAGCGTTTAACGGAGTGATTGCATTCGAAATCGACGATGAGGATCATTTGGGGCTGATTTTTGGGACACATGGAAGTCTATCCATGGTAAGCGTTTTCTATCAGCTGATTTCGATGTTGTTCTTGGCAGAAGGGACTGAAG AGTTGACGAATGAGCATTACGCCGATATTGGCCTATTGTTGGGATACATCCCCGTAGAATCAGCAGAGGTGCCGCGATTGCTGAAGGAAATAGCTAATGAAATCTACTTACGTGGAAAGTCTGAGGAATTTGAGACGGTTGCGCCGATAGATGGAATGCAATGGTTAGAAACCCATTGTGTCAGTGCATTCCAATTGACCAAGGACTTTCTTCAAAAACATGGACATCGATCATTGAAGGAG TTTGACTTGGCATCAAAGACGTGGGAAATGCAACCCGAGCAAATCATTGAAATGCTCCAAGCGACGTCTCGAAGTTCAAGGGCAATACTCCTGGATAAAAAACAAAAGGCTGACCTGACAAAAGATCAAATAATTCGGCAGCTGAAAGTGCCCAAGAAGAATTTCACCCGAAAGATTCTCTCCCATCTGCTTCCACTCTGCATCTCTTCCGTCCAAAATCGAGAAACATCAAAAAGTGTGCTCATCGCTTACATCCACGAAATGCGAAAAGCCTACCATCATCTGGCCGGTCTTATGTTCGCCGAAGGTCTTTTACCGAATAAGgaattaatattttacatgacaCGGTACGAATTGTCCGACCTTCTCCGACCATCATGCACCCACAAATACAGTATCATCAACAAAGCCATGCGTCGCATGAAACTCTTTCCGGTGTGGAATACTAGCCGATACGAAGAAGTGAACAGAGGCCTTATCCGACCCATCAATGACACGGATAACACAAATTATGATGGTTTGACAAAGGTCACAGGCACACCGGTCTGCGATGGAGTGATAACGGCACGAGCCTGCGTTTTGAAGGATTTCAGTGAAGTGCACAAAATTCGTGCGGGTGATATTTTAGTGACTCATAGCACGGACATTGGATGGAGTCCGTATTTTCCTGTTTTGGGTGGTGTGGTCACTGAACTTGGCGGTCTCATCTCTCACG GCGCAGTTGTTGCGCGAGAATATGGTTTGCCTTGTGTGGTTGGAGCTGCTGGAGCTACCACAATTCTGAAATTTGGCGATATTGTTACATTAAATGCTGGCAAAGGATTCATTGCAAAGGTTGAAAATACCGAAGACGCAGAAGGAGTGAAACAATGA